The sequence below is a genomic window from Dyadobacter chenwenxiniae.
CCCATTTTTCAAATAATCTGTTTTGAACAGACCCTTGAAAAAGTGGAATGATCTGGGTGTGCCGCTGATCACGCCTTATCTTTTCAAATAATGAACTCACCACCTCCTTTTCTCCCTCTAAGACCTGAATAATACTCCCGTTGCAGTAAAGCAAAGCGCCGGTAATATTCGATGAAGCATTATTTTTCCGACTTTCTTCAATGATTTTTTTGAGTTCTTCCTCATTTGACAGGATTTTATATGTGCTTAAATAAACAATTGAGTGTATCATATCTTTGGTTACGTATATTACTTATTGTCTTCTTGGAATAGTCATATTGTATCGACTGAATGGCTATACGGGTTTCCGGGGATCAAGGCATTTGCTGAATCAGCATACATGCTGGTGACGGAGTTAATTGAGATAATGATTGCAATTTTGGACAACAGAGTGTAAAATATGAATATACG
It includes:
- a CDS encoding BLUF domain-containing protein — translated: MIHSIVYLSTYKILSNEEELKKIIEESRKNNASSNITGALLYCNGSIIQVLEGEKEVVSSLFEKIRRDQRHTQIIPLFQGSVQNRLFEKWAMGYSTLNTRNMQELREQFLFIDNPDIPVASDNRILSLLHTFFKNNHRN